The DNA segment GCCGGACAGAACTATAAACTCAGCGGAATTTTTAAAATCGACGGCTCGCGCCGCTCCACCAAATCCAACGCCTACTTCACCGGCTTCGGCAAAACCAAACGCATCGCCCTCTTCGACACACTCATCGAAAAACACAGCACCAGTGAACTCGTTGCCGTTCTCGCTCACGAAATCGGACACAGCAAACTCGGGCACATCAAAAAGAGTATTTTCATTTCACTCCTGTCATCGCTGCTCATGCTCTTCATCCTGTCGCTTTTTATCACGCAACAGGGACTCTATGAAGCATTCGGGATTACCGGCGGCACACCGCTCTACGCCGGATTTATCTTTTTCGGATTTCTTTACACGCCCATCAGCATGCTTCTCGGCATCGCCGGCAGCATCCTCTCGCGCAAACATGAATATCAGTCTGATGCTTTTGCCGCCCAAACCACCGGGGACTCCGGTGCCCTGATCACCGCCCTAAAAAAACTCTCCGTCGACAACCTCTCCAACCTCACCCCGCACTGGCTGAAAGTATTTCTCCAATACTCCCACCCGCCCGTGCTGGAACGCATTCAAGCGTTGAGAAAATGCCAGCGCATGTCGCCATAAAATCTTCAGCCAAAGCCCAGACAATGAATATGAACTGCGACCTGGAGCGATGATAGATTTTTCGCGTGACGGTGTGTTATTCTGCGCCGCTGTTTAAGATACACACAGGCATTTTCCAGCCAAATGAAGCCGCTTATATAAGGCTTCATCACAGGGTTGTTGTTCCTTGCGATACTTGCGCGGCGGAATCACCGCAATGATGGATGCATCCCGAAGATGAACCTTGATAGAGCCGGCATCAGTTTTTCCGCCAAAACCAAAAATTTTATCCCAGTGCAACGTCGAGCAGCATCATAACGGCAAAGCCGATCATGGCGCCCATGGTGGCAGTATCCGTATTTTTGTCGGATTGCGACTCAGGAATGAGCTCTTCAACGACGACAAAAATCATGGCACCGGCGGCGAATGAAAGCGCATAGGGCAGAATCGGCTGCATATACATCACGGCCGCCGCGCCGGCAACGCCGGCGACGGGTTCAACGATGCCGGACAGCTGTCCGTACCAGAAACATTTGAAACGCGACAGTCCTTCGCGCCGGAGCGGAACGGAAACCGCCGCGCCTTCAGGAAAGTTCTGAATTCCAATTCCGATGCCGAGTGCGATCGCGCCGGCGAGCGAGGCCGCCGGAAGTCCCGATGCCACTGCGCCGAATGCGACGCCGACAGCAAGCCCTTCCGGAATGTTGTGCAGTGTAATGGCGAGGATGAGCAGGATGCTCCGGCGCCATGAAGTCTCCGGTCCCTCGGGCTGTTCAGCGCCGGGATGCAGGTGCGGCAGAATAATATCGATGCCGCGCAGAAAAAATCCGCCGAGCAGAAAACCGGTCACCGCCGGAATCCACGGAATATTTCCGGCGGCTCGCTCCATTTCAATCGCCGGTTCGAGCAGCGACCAGAAACTCGCGGCGATCATCACGCCTGCCGCAAACCCGAGCATCGCATTCAGAACCTGCCGGTTGATCGTTTTAAAAAAGAAAACCAGCGCCGCGCCGGCAGCGGTCATACCCCATGTAAACAGCGTTGCAATCAGCGCCTGAACAACCGGATGAATTTCAGTAAACCAATTTACGGTCATAATGAAGCCTTCTTATGAGTTGGGTGGTTCTATACCTTCATTTAAAATTGAAAGGTAGTCTGTATAACAAAAAATACGATTCCGTTTTTGTCCTGTTAATTCAGAAACGATGTGGAGTTTTTGCAAATGTTCAAATGTTTTATTTACGGTTGCTGAACTGAGGCCGATACCTTTCATGGCTGCAGTCGCAGTTAAAATCGGGCGGCGCAGAAGTTCATGATGAATTTGCAGTCCGGAGCCTGCGGCGCGTCCAAGCGTTTGGATTTTCTGCCGGTCCTCTTTTGCTAACGAATCAAGTTTTTGCACGGTATCAACTGCCTGTCCGGCAACCGAGATGACGGCATCGGCAAAGAAATCCAGCCAGCTCTCCCAGTCACCTTTCAAGCGGACGTTCATTAAAAGGTCATAATATGTTTGCCGGTGAAGCTTCAAATAAAGACTGAGATAAAGCATCGGTTCTTTTAGGGCGCCGCACTCGCAAAGAAGAAGCGTGATTAAGAGCCGGCCGAGCCGGCCGTTGCCGTCAAGAAACGGATGAATTGTTTCAAACTGAACATGCGCCAGCGCTGCTTTTAACAAAACGGGCGTTGGTTCCGGGTCATCCTGCAGAAACAGTTCCATTGCACCCATACATTCCGAAACGTTTTCCGGCGGCGGAGGAACAAACGCAGCATTCCCGGGACGGGTCCCCCCGATCCGGTTTTGTGAGCGCCGGAATTCCCCGGGTTGTTTTTCACTGCCACGTCCTTTTGACAGTAAACGTTCATGCACTTCCCGCAACAGACGCAAAGAAAGCGGGAAGCCTGAACGTAACCGCTCTAATCCATAGTTTAAGGCGGAAACATAATTACTGACTTCTGTCGTATCGTCTAAAGGGACGCCTGGAATCTCTTCGAGCTCATAAAGAAGAAGATCGGACAGCGAAGATTGTGTTCCTTCGATCATTGAAGATAGAACGGCCTCCTTCCGGACATACGTATAAAGAAATAAAGAAACATCCGGGAGCAGTAACGACACGCTGTCCAGTCGGCCGAGGGCAAGTAACGCATCGTCAAATTTTTTTCTCAGGTCCGCCGACCATTCGATCGGTGGTTCCGGCGGAAGTGGTGCCGGAATAAATGATTTAACCGTTTCTCCAGCGGTTGAAACCGGAACATAATGTCCTTGTATCATCCTGTTCATATTTATCCTGAAATACCGAAATCATTATTTTAGGATAATACATGAAAGTAAAATAAAAAATCGCGTTATTTTAGTTTTAGTGATTATCCTAAAATACCGAAGTTTCTTATTTTAGGATGCACCGCAGCATTTTTTGTATTTTTTGCCGCTGCCGCAGGGGCACGGGTCGTTGCGGCCGACCTGCTTATCGGCGCGGCGGATCGGTTGCGGTACCGGCGGCGCCCCGGCGCCGGGCGGAGCGTTATGTCCCGGAGCAGCACGCCCCTGCAGGGCGGCGTGCTGGCGCGCGGCGGCCAGCGCCGATGCATCCTGCTGCGTGCGGTTGCTGACCATCATTTTATTTAATGACTGCCAGAAACTTTGCAGCGCTTCCATCGACGAGCCGGTGCGGAAGATGTTCTGCGCGATTTCAGATTTGATGCGATCCATCAGGTCGCCGAACAGGTTAAACGCTTCGCGCTTATATTCAACGAGCGGGTCGCGCTGTCCGTAGGCGCGCAGTCCGATTCCTTCGCGAAGGCTGTCCATATTGCGCAGATATTCCTGCCAGTGTTCGTCGACCG comes from the Kiritimatiellales bacterium genome and includes:
- a CDS encoding Fic family protein — its product is MNRMIQGHYVPVSTAGETVKSFIPAPLPPEPPIEWSADLRKKFDDALLALGRLDSVSLLLPDVSLFLYTYVRKEAVLSSMIEGTQSSLSDLLLYELEEIPGVPLDDTTEVSNYVSALNYGLERLRSGFPLSLRLLREVHERLLSKGRGSEKQPGEFRRSQNRIGGTRPGNAAFVPPPPENVSECMGAMELFLQDDPEPTPVLLKAALAHVQFETIHPFLDGNGRLGRLLITLLLCECGALKEPMLYLSLYLKLHRQTYYDLLMNVRLKGDWESWLDFFADAVISVAGQAVDTVQKLDSLAKEDRQKIQTLGRAAGSGLQIHHELLRRPILTATAAMKGIGLSSATVNKTFEHLQKLHIVSELTGQKRNRIFCYTDYLSILNEGIEPPNS
- a CDS encoding ZIP family metal transporter, giving the protein MTVNWFTEIHPVVQALIATLFTWGMTAAGAALVFFFKTINRQVLNAMLGFAAGVMIAASFWSLLEPAIEMERAAGNIPWIPAVTGFLLGGFFLRGIDIILPHLHPGAEQPEGPETSWRRSILLILAITLHNIPEGLAVGVAFGAVASGLPAASLAGAIALGIGIGIQNFPEGAAVSVPLRREGLSRFKCFWYGQLSGIVEPVAGVAGAAAVMYMQPILPYALSFAAGAMIFVVVEELIPESQSDKNTDTATMGAMIGFAVMMLLDVALG